A genomic region of Pseudomonas abietaniphila contains the following coding sequences:
- a CDS encoding DUF2066 domain-containing protein has product MRLKNCLFVGCLSLMSLPALAETVNNLYQVREPVSGQTPDEKTRATQAALETLVGRLTGDPKAAQGPGLAAVRKDPQQIISQYGYDAGPPESLQVDFDPASTDRALRQAGLSLWGSNRPVIMAWWLNDATDGANLVGDGQASAEPLRRAAQHRGLPLRLPLADLGEQGIGNAKTLDGNDVTALKQASERYGSDAILAVHAQENGGQWQGKWHLWLGDKMEQGSATGASSAELADAVLLSVSQRLAPRFVVKPGASSSMALEVQGMNLERYAQLGRLLEPFGGRLKSVDADRVVFDVSGSPDQLRSQLSLAKLQEVPAGEVASAPVDAGQVPAPGVAPGTAPAPAPQQPAAQTLHFRW; this is encoded by the coding sequence ATGCGCCTGAAAAACTGCCTGTTCGTAGGCTGTCTGTCCCTCATGAGTCTGCCGGCCCTGGCCGAAACGGTGAACAACCTCTATCAGGTGCGCGAGCCCGTCAGCGGACAGACCCCGGACGAGAAAACCCGGGCGACGCAGGCCGCGCTTGAAACGCTGGTCGGTCGTCTGACCGGTGACCCGAAGGCCGCTCAAGGTCCGGGCCTTGCTGCAGTGCGCAAGGATCCACAGCAAATCATCAGTCAGTACGGTTATGACGCAGGGCCGCCCGAGTCGCTGCAGGTGGATTTCGACCCGGCGAGCACCGATCGCGCCTTGCGTCAGGCAGGGTTGTCGCTCTGGGGCTCCAACCGCCCGGTGATCATGGCGTGGTGGCTGAACGATGCAACCGACGGTGCGAACCTGGTCGGCGACGGTCAGGCTTCGGCCGAGCCGCTGCGCCGAGCCGCGCAGCACCGTGGCTTGCCTCTGCGTCTGCCTCTGGCTGATCTGGGTGAGCAAGGGATCGGCAACGCCAAGACCCTGGATGGCAATGACGTCACTGCGCTGAAGCAAGCGTCCGAGCGTTATGGCTCCGATGCGATTCTGGCCGTTCATGCGCAGGAAAACGGCGGGCAATGGCAGGGTAAATGGCACTTGTGGCTGGGCGACAAGATGGAGCAAGGCAGTGCGACCGGCGCCAGTTCGGCTGAGCTTGCCGATGCCGTCCTGCTGTCCGTGAGTCAGCGTCTGGCGCCACGGTTTGTGGTCAAGCCGGGGGCGTCGTCGAGCATGGCGCTGGAAGTTCAGGGCATGAACCTGGAGCGTTACGCTCAACTGGGTCGCTTGCTGGAGCCTTTCGGGGGTCGTTTGAAATCAGTGGACGCGGACCGTGTGGTGTTCGATGTGAGCGGCAGTCCGGATCAGCTACGTTCGCAATTGTCGCTGGCCAAGTTGCAGGAAGTGCCGGCCGGTGAAGTCGCCAGTGCGCCGGTCGACGCCGGACAAGTGCCTGCTCCGGGCGTTGCGCCAGGCACGGCTCCCGCGCCTGCGCCGCAACAACCTGCTGCACAGACACTGCACTTCCGCTGGTGA
- the purM gene encoding phosphoribosylformylglycinamidine cyclo-ligase, translated as MSKQPSLSYKDAGVDIDAGEALVERIKSVAKRTKRPEVMGGLGGFGALCEIPAGYKQPVLVSGTDGVGTKLRLALNLNKHDSIGIDLVAMCVNDLVVCGAEPLFFLDYYATGKLNVDTAAQVVTGIGAGCELAGCSLVGGETAEMPGMYEGEDYDLAGFCVGVVEKSEIIDGSKVVAGDALIALPSSGPHSNGYSLIRKIIEVSGADIETIQLDGKPLTDLLMAPTRIYVKQLLKLIKDTGAVKAMAHITGGGLLDNIPRVLPEGAQAVVDVASWTRPAVFDWLQEKGNVDEHEMHRVLNCGVGMVICVAQEHVEASLNALREAGEQPWVIGQIGVAAEGAAQVELKNVKAH; from the coding sequence ATGAGCAAGCAACCCTCCCTGAGCTACAAAGACGCCGGTGTAGACATCGACGCCGGTGAAGCATTGGTCGAACGCATCAAGAGCGTCGCCAAGCGCACCAAGCGCCCGGAAGTGATGGGCGGCCTGGGGGGCTTCGGCGCTCTGTGCGAAATCCCGGCCGGCTACAAGCAGCCTGTCCTGGTGTCCGGCACTGACGGCGTTGGCACCAAGCTGCGTCTGGCGCTGAACCTGAACAAGCACGACAGCATCGGCATCGACCTGGTCGCCATGTGCGTCAACGATCTGGTGGTCTGCGGCGCTGAGCCGCTGTTCTTCCTGGACTACTACGCCACCGGCAAACTGAACGTCGACACCGCCGCTCAGGTCGTGACCGGTATTGGCGCGGGCTGCGAACTGGCCGGTTGCTCGCTGGTCGGCGGCGAAACCGCTGAAATGCCAGGCATGTACGAAGGCGAAGACTACGACCTGGCCGGCTTCTGCGTCGGCGTCGTGGAAAAATCCGAAATCATCGACGGCTCGAAAGTCGTGGCGGGCGACGCCCTGATCGCCCTGCCCTCTTCCGGTCCGCACTCCAACGGCTACTCGCTGATCCGCAAGATCATCGAAGTCTCCGGTGCCGACATCGAAACCATCCAGCTGGACGGCAAACCACTGACCGACCTGCTGATGGCGCCGACCCGCATCTACGTCAAGCAACTGCTCAAGCTGATCAAGGACACGGGCGCGGTCAAGGCCATGGCCCACATCACTGGCGGCGGTCTGCTGGACAACATCCCGCGCGTCCTGCCTGAAGGCGCACAAGCGGTGGTCGACGTGGCCAGCTGGACGCGCCCGGCCGTGTTCGACTGGCTGCAGGAAAAAGGCAACGTCGACGAGCATGAGATGCACCGCGTCCTGAACTGCGGCGTCGGCATGGTCATCTGCGTCGCCCAGGAACACGTCGAAGCCTCGCTCAACGCCCTGCGTGAAGCCGGCGAGCAGCCTTGGGTCATCGGCCAGATCGGCGTTGCAGCCGAAGGCGCCGCGCAAGTCGAGCTGAAGAACGTCAAGGCACACTGA
- the purN gene encoding phosphoribosylglycinamide formyltransferase, whose translation MPDTPQTCDVVVLLSGTGGNLQAMIDSFQDSSSPARIRAVISNRADAYGLERARNAGIETRVLEHTAYEGRDAFDTALIELIDSFAPKLVVLAGFMRILTPGFVRHYHGRLLNIHPSLLPAYKGLHTHQRVLEAGDTVHGCSVHFVTEELDGGPLVVQAVISVELHDTPATLAQRVHTQEHLIYPLAIRWFAEGRLALSEHGASLNGQPLGPGGHLIQAT comes from the coding sequence ATGCCTGACACACCTCAAACGTGTGATGTCGTGGTGCTGCTGTCCGGCACCGGCGGTAACCTGCAAGCGATGATCGACAGCTTTCAGGACAGTTCGAGCCCGGCTCGCATTCGCGCGGTGATTTCCAACCGCGCCGATGCCTACGGGCTGGAGCGCGCCAGGAACGCGGGCATCGAAACCCGCGTTCTCGAACACACTGCCTACGAGGGTCGAGACGCCTTCGATACGGCGCTGATCGAGCTGATCGACTCATTCGCACCGAAGCTGGTGGTACTCGCCGGTTTCATGCGCATTCTCACGCCGGGCTTCGTGCGTCACTACCACGGTCGCCTGCTGAACATTCACCCTTCCCTGCTTCCAGCGTATAAAGGCTTGCACACGCACCAACGCGTGCTTGAGGCGGGCGACACCGTTCACGGCTGCAGCGTGCACTTCGTCACCGAGGAACTCGATGGAGGGCCTCTGGTCGTACAAGCAGTTATTTCGGTAGAGTTGCACGACACGCCTGCCACACTGGCGCAAAGGGTTCACACCCAGGAGCACCTGATTTACCCGCTGGCGATCCGCTGGTTCGCCGAAGGCCGATTGGCCCTGAGCGAACACGGCGCTTCACTGAACGGCCAGCCACTGGGGCCTGGCGGTCATTTGATCCAGGCCACTTAA
- a CDS encoding DUF3108 domain-containing protein gives MRRALLFAFALFAIPAVNAADLQPFSASYTADFKQLPVGGGSATRSLEKNANGTWTLSFKASMMIASLTEVSTLKSEKDTLLPQTYHFERGGLGKSKTVDLVFDWPTKFITGTDRGDAVKIPLNTGILDKSTYQLALQHDVAAGKKSMTYQVVDGDEVDTYDFRVLGTEKVNTKVGSVDAIKVERVRDPTQNKRITVMWFAKDYDYLLVRLQQVETDGKEYNIMLQDGTVNGKAVKGS, from the coding sequence ATGCGTCGCGCTTTGCTCTTCGCTTTCGCTCTGTTCGCAATCCCTGCGGTCAATGCGGCAGACCTTCAACCCTTCTCCGCCAGTTACACCGCTGATTTCAAGCAACTCCCGGTCGGTGGCGGCAGCGCCACCCGCAGCCTGGAAAAAAACGCCAACGGCACCTGGACCCTGAGTTTCAAGGCATCGATGATGATCGCCAGCCTGACCGAGGTCAGCACCCTGAAATCCGAAAAGGACACACTGCTGCCGCAGACCTATCACTTTGAACGCGGCGGCCTGGGCAAGAGCAAGACAGTCGACCTGGTGTTCGACTGGCCGACCAAGTTCATCACCGGCACCGACCGTGGCGACGCGGTCAAGATCCCGCTGAACACGGGCATTCTGGACAAGTCCACGTACCAGCTGGCGCTGCAGCACGATGTCGCGGCGGGCAAGAAGAGCATGACGTATCAGGTGGTCGATGGTGACGAGGTCGACACCTATGACTTCCGCGTGCTGGGGACCGAGAAGGTCAACACCAAAGTAGGATCGGTCGATGCCATCAAGGTCGAGCGCGTGCGTGATCCAACGCAGAACAAGCGCATCACCGTGATGTGGTTCGCCAAGGATTACGATTACCTGCTGGTTCGTTTGCAGCAAGTTGAGACCGATGGCAAGGAGTACAACATCATGCTGCAGGATGGCACGGTGAATGGTAAGGCTGTGAAAGGCAGCTGA
- a CDS encoding DUF2058 domain-containing protein gives MAGISLRDQLLKAGLVNEKQAKQVAKTKQKEQRLVHKGQAVADDASQRAAQEAMAEKARRDQELNRQQQEKAEQKARAAQVKQLIEATRLPKLTTEDYYNFVDDKKVKRLSVNALMRSKLSNGSLAIVHHGGTYEVIPREAALKVQERDPRRIVLLSEPTEEPDGDDPYAAYKIPDDLMW, from the coding sequence ATGGCGGGTATTTCCCTTCGTGACCAGTTGCTCAAGGCAGGTCTGGTCAACGAAAAGCAGGCCAAACAGGTCGCCAAAACCAAGCAGAAAGAACAGCGTCTGGTGCACAAAGGCCAGGCTGTCGCCGACGACGCCAGCCAGCGCGCCGCCCAGGAAGCTATGGCCGAGAAGGCCAGGCGTGACCAGGAACTGAACCGGCAGCAGCAAGAAAAGGCCGAGCAAAAAGCCCGTGCCGCGCAGGTCAAGCAGTTGATCGAAGCGACCCGTCTGCCGAAGCTGACCACCGAGGATTACTACAACTTCGTCGACGACAAGAAGGTCAAGCGCCTGTCGGTCAACGCGCTGATGCGCAGCAAGCTGAGTAACGGCTCGCTGGCGATCGTGCACCACGGTGGCACGTATGAAGTGATCCCTCGCGAAGCAGCGCTGAAAGTGCAGGAGCGCGACCCTCGCCGCATCGTGTTGCTCAGTGAGCCGACGGAGGAGCCGGATGGCGACGATCCGTACGCTGCGTACAAGATCCCTGACGATCTGATGTGGTAA
- the mazG gene encoding nucleoside triphosphate pyrophosphohydrolase, giving the protein MYKLQDLLNLMARLRDPQFGCPWDVKQNYATIVPHTLEEAYEVADAIERGDFDDLRGELGDLLFQVVYYCQLAREEGRFEFESVVDGITRKLIRRHPHVFPTGDLYAPLETPRLSEDQVKHRWEEIKAEERAEKARVPQQLSLLDDVPNVLPALSRAAKLQKRAAQVGFDWPDALPVIDKVREELDEVLEAMADNDSEGIQEEIGDLLFVVVNLARHLKVDPENALRAANGKFERRFRFIEQALRDSARPIEDCSLEEMDALWGEAKRQEKNTPNCG; this is encoded by the coding sequence ATGTATAAGCTCCAGGATCTGCTAAACCTCATGGCCCGCTTGCGCGACCCGCAATTCGGCTGTCCATGGGACGTGAAGCAGAATTACGCGACCATCGTGCCGCACACCCTCGAAGAGGCCTACGAAGTCGCCGACGCCATCGAGCGCGGGGACTTCGATGACCTGCGCGGCGAGCTGGGCGACCTGCTGTTTCAAGTGGTGTATTACTGCCAGCTGGCGCGGGAAGAAGGGCGGTTCGAGTTCGAGAGCGTGGTCGACGGCATCACCCGCAAGCTGATTCGCCGTCATCCCCACGTGTTTCCCACGGGTGATCTGTACGCGCCGCTGGAAACGCCGCGCCTGAGCGAAGATCAGGTCAAGCACCGCTGGGAAGAGATCAAAGCCGAGGAGCGTGCCGAGAAGGCGCGCGTTCCGCAGCAGTTGTCTTTGCTGGACGATGTACCGAACGTGCTGCCTGCCTTGTCGCGGGCGGCCAAGTTACAGAAACGCGCAGCCCAGGTCGGTTTTGACTGGCCAGACGCGTTGCCCGTGATCGACAAGGTGCGCGAGGAGCTCGATGAGGTCCTCGAAGCGATGGCCGACAACGACAGTGAGGGCATCCAGGAAGAGATTGGCGACCTGCTGTTCGTCGTGGTCAATCTGGCCCGTCACCTCAAGGTCGATCCGGAAAATGCCTTGCGCGCCGCCAACGGCAAATTCGAGCGGCGCTTCCGTTTTATCGAACAGGCCTTGCGCGACAGCGCTCGCCCCATCGAAGATTGCAGCCTCGAAGAGATGGATGCGCTCTGGGGCGAAGCCAAGCGTCAGGAAAAGAACACGCCCAACTGCGGTTGA